The Bombus huntii isolate Logan2020A chromosome 1, iyBomHunt1.1, whole genome shotgun sequence genome contains a region encoding:
- the LOC126870251 gene encoding protein GPR107 isoform X1 has translation MQSTQLVIRCFWAMSIFVLAAGRIHKLELRKDVRRYIALSTFGFYKGGTLDVNLTNFKVDPFDENAVFGFTLDRTLTDAMNPYLDSHWERCVLEDISSVRPDFDQRNDSAVIYFTMDLKNNLLKINCSRNLHIAHIYKDFSNVFLIRESRDSFPPRFSDNGLPGNERTNIEDESETGSDGNICSGQTTPFAMTVQTVKGEKYYNTSFSMYIASAEEEGLYSLYFHNCPNYKYDSQVAFDFTIQISEINNGNFLSAGEMPLPALYFMMALLFFLSGCFWVFILKKSKHPVFKIHYLMAVLVYLKSMSLLFHGINYHFIQTKGEHVAAWAILYYITHLLKGAVLFITIVLIGTGWTFIKHILADKDKKLFMIAIPLQVLANVAEIIIEESEEGDIEYRTWRDVFILVDLLCCGAIIFPVVWSIKHVEEAAHIDGKAAINLRKLKLFKHFYIMIFSYIYFTRIIVYLLKITVPFQYEWLDEMFREMFTYVFFVLTGYKFRAASANPYFTLTNDETAQADEDDEMDVVLFSSVSGGSGVTEGLSKVSKVPKVLKPITSDVPSTQEERDCLFNKTESSHDYD, from the exons AAAGACGTACGGCGATACATTGCGTTAAGTACCTTTGGTTTCTACAAAGGTGGTACTCTCGAtgtaaatttaacaaatttcaaaGTTGACCCATTTGACGAGAATGCCGTG TTTGGGTTCACCTTGGATCGTACCCTAACCGATGCGATGAATCCATATTTAGACAGTCACTGGGAAAGATGTGTACTCGAAGACATTTCGAGCGTCAGGCCCGATTTCGATCAAAGAAATGACAGCGCCGTAATATATTTCACAATGGACCTCAAGAACAACTT GTTGAAGATAAACTGTAGTCGAAACTTACACATCGCACATATTTATAAAGATTTCAGCAACGTGTTTCTAATTCGGGAAAGCAGAGATTCTTTTCCACCCAGGTTCAGCGATAACGGTCTTCCGG GCAACGAAAGAACTAATATCGAAGATGAATCTGAGACGGGGTCAGACGGTAACATTTGTTCTGGTCAAACGACCCCGTTCGCGATGACCGTACAGACCGTGAAAGGAGAAAAGTATTACAATACAAGTTTTTCTATGTATATTGCCAGTGCGGAAGAAGAAGGTCTCTATTCTCTTTATTTCCATAATTGTCCgaattataaatatgattCCCAGGTAGCATTTGATTTCACG ATACAAATATCGGAAATTAACAATGGAAATTTCCTCAGTGCAGGTGAAATGCCTTTACCAGCTCTATATTTCATGATGGCacttttattctttctgtCAGGTTGTTTCTGGGTATTTATTCTTAAGAAGAGCAA GCACCCTGTTTTTAAGATTCATTACTTAATGGCGGTTTTGGTGTACCTGAAATCCATGTCATTACTCTTCCATGGGattaattatcattttattcaaACAAAAGGGGAGCATGTTGCTGCTTGGGCAattctatattatatcacACATTTATTGAAAGGAGCCGTACTTTTTATCACCATTGTATTAATTGGCACTGGATGGACatttattaaacatattttaGCTGATAAAGATAAGAAGCTCTTTATGATAGCAATACCATTACAG GTATTGGCAAACGTGGCAGaaataataatcgaagaaaGCGAAGAAGGAGATATCGAGTATAGAACGTGGCGAGATGTTTTTATTCTCGTGGACTTGCTTTGTTGCGGTGCTATTATATTTCCAGTAGTTTGGAGTATTAAGCACGTAGAGGAAGCTGCACACATAGATGGCAAGGCAGCTATCAACTTACGCAAGCTCAAGCTTTTTAAGCATTTCTATATTATGATATTTTCTTACATTTACTTTACCAGAATCATAGTGTACTTACTTAAG ATTACAGTACCTTTCCAATACGAATGGTTAGATGAAATGTTCCGAGAAATGTTTACATACGTCTTTTTTGTTCTTACCGGGTATAAGTTCCGAGCAGCATCTGCGAATCCGTATTTTACATTAACTAACGATGAAACAGCTCAGGctgacgaggacgacgagaTGGATGTCGT TCTTTTTTCCAGTGTTTCCGGAGGTAGCGGTGTCACCGAAGGTCTCAGTAAAGTGAGCAAGGTGCCGAAAGTTTTGAAGCCCATTACTTCGGATGTTCCATCCACTCAGGAAGAAAGAGACTGTTTGTTTAATAAGACAGAATCTTCTCACGACTATGATTGA
- the LOC126870251 gene encoding protein GPR107 isoform X2, translating to MQSTQLVIRCFWAMSIFVLAAGRIHKLELRKDVRRYIALSTFGFYKGGTLDVNLTNFKVDPFDENAVFGFTLDRTLTDAMNPYLDSHWERCVLEDISSVRPDFDQRNDSAVIYFTMDLKNNLLKINCSRNLHIAHIYKDFSNVFLIRESRDSFPPRFSDNGLPGNERTNIEDESETGSDGNICSGQTTPFAMTVQTVKGEKYYNTSFSMYIASAEEEGLYSLYFHNCPNYKYDSQVAFDFTIQISEINNGNFLSAGEMPLPALYFMMALLFFLSGCFWVFILKKSKHPVFKIHYLMAVLVYLKSMSLLFHGINYHFIQTKGEHVAAWAILYYITHLLKGAVLFITIVLIGTGWTFIKHILADKDKKLFMIAIPLQVLANVAEIIIEESEEGDIEYRTWRDVFILVDLLCCGAIIFPVVWSIKHVEEAAHIDGKAAINLRKLKLFKHFYIMIFSYIYFTRIIVYLLKITVPFQYEWLDEMFREMFTYVFFVLTGYKFRAASANPYFTLTNDETAQADEDDEMDVVVSGGSGVTEGLSKVSKVPKVLKPITSDVPSTQEERDCLFNKTESSHDYD from the exons AAAGACGTACGGCGATACATTGCGTTAAGTACCTTTGGTTTCTACAAAGGTGGTACTCTCGAtgtaaatttaacaaatttcaaaGTTGACCCATTTGACGAGAATGCCGTG TTTGGGTTCACCTTGGATCGTACCCTAACCGATGCGATGAATCCATATTTAGACAGTCACTGGGAAAGATGTGTACTCGAAGACATTTCGAGCGTCAGGCCCGATTTCGATCAAAGAAATGACAGCGCCGTAATATATTTCACAATGGACCTCAAGAACAACTT GTTGAAGATAAACTGTAGTCGAAACTTACACATCGCACATATTTATAAAGATTTCAGCAACGTGTTTCTAATTCGGGAAAGCAGAGATTCTTTTCCACCCAGGTTCAGCGATAACGGTCTTCCGG GCAACGAAAGAACTAATATCGAAGATGAATCTGAGACGGGGTCAGACGGTAACATTTGTTCTGGTCAAACGACCCCGTTCGCGATGACCGTACAGACCGTGAAAGGAGAAAAGTATTACAATACAAGTTTTTCTATGTATATTGCCAGTGCGGAAGAAGAAGGTCTCTATTCTCTTTATTTCCATAATTGTCCgaattataaatatgattCCCAGGTAGCATTTGATTTCACG ATACAAATATCGGAAATTAACAATGGAAATTTCCTCAGTGCAGGTGAAATGCCTTTACCAGCTCTATATTTCATGATGGCacttttattctttctgtCAGGTTGTTTCTGGGTATTTATTCTTAAGAAGAGCAA GCACCCTGTTTTTAAGATTCATTACTTAATGGCGGTTTTGGTGTACCTGAAATCCATGTCATTACTCTTCCATGGGattaattatcattttattcaaACAAAAGGGGAGCATGTTGCTGCTTGGGCAattctatattatatcacACATTTATTGAAAGGAGCCGTACTTTTTATCACCATTGTATTAATTGGCACTGGATGGACatttattaaacatattttaGCTGATAAAGATAAGAAGCTCTTTATGATAGCAATACCATTACAG GTATTGGCAAACGTGGCAGaaataataatcgaagaaaGCGAAGAAGGAGATATCGAGTATAGAACGTGGCGAGATGTTTTTATTCTCGTGGACTTGCTTTGTTGCGGTGCTATTATATTTCCAGTAGTTTGGAGTATTAAGCACGTAGAGGAAGCTGCACACATAGATGGCAAGGCAGCTATCAACTTACGCAAGCTCAAGCTTTTTAAGCATTTCTATATTATGATATTTTCTTACATTTACTTTACCAGAATCATAGTGTACTTACTTAAG ATTACAGTACCTTTCCAATACGAATGGTTAGATGAAATGTTCCGAGAAATGTTTACATACGTCTTTTTTGTTCTTACCGGGTATAAGTTCCGAGCAGCATCTGCGAATCCGTATTTTACATTAACTAACGATGAAACAGCTCAGGctgacgaggacgacgagaTGGATGTCGT TGTTTCCGGAGGTAGCGGTGTCACCGAAGGTCTCAGTAAAGTGAGCAAGGTGCCGAAAGTTTTGAAGCCCATTACTTCGGATGTTCCATCCACTCAGGAAGAAAGAGACTGTTTGTTTAATAAGACAGAATCTTCTCACGACTATGATTGA